The following coding sequences lie in one Calidithermus timidus DSM 17022 genomic window:
- a CDS encoding acetamidase/formamidase family protein, with translation MATHRFQPTHYHTTLGPHAPVMRVAPGDTVITTCVDARGFDRHDRRVTPPGNPMTGPFFVEGAEPGDTLVVRLERLTPNRRRGWSGVLLAPNVLEPEQVPELARSGDFSARWNWAVDAEAGVARLDHPGSPLDGFELELDPMLGCFGVAPEGGQAISTATSGPHGGNMDYRGFRAGVTVYFPVFEPGALFFLGDGHALQGDGEIAGTGIEISMDVQFSLELVKGQRIFWPRGENGEFIFTVGNARPLDQCVQHATSEMLRWLEAGYGMEPQHASLLMGQCVRYELGNVFDPAYTMICKMPKSLLGRLSR, from the coding sequence ATGGCAACCCACCGTTTCCAGCCCACCCACTACCACACCACCCTCGGCCCCCACGCCCCCGTTATGAGGGTTGCCCCCGGCGACACCGTGATCACCACCTGCGTGGACGCCCGTGGCTTCGACCGGCACGACCGGCGGGTGACGCCCCCTGGCAACCCCATGACCGGCCCCTTCTTCGTCGAGGGGGCCGAGCCCGGCGATACCCTGGTGGTGCGCCTCGAGCGCCTGACCCCCAACCGTCGCCGCGGCTGGTCCGGGGTGCTGCTGGCGCCCAACGTGCTCGAGCCCGAGCAGGTGCCCGAGCTGGCCCGCTCGGGCGACTTCAGCGCCCGCTGGAACTGGGCCGTGGACGCCGAGGCCGGGGTTGCCCGGCTCGACCATCCCGGCAGCCCGCTGGACGGCTTCGAGCTCGAGCTCGACCCCATGCTCGGTTGCTTCGGCGTGGCCCCCGAGGGTGGCCAGGCCATCTCCACCGCCACCTCCGGCCCCCACGGCGGCAACATGGATTACCGGGGCTTTCGTGCGGGCGTGACCGTCTACTTCCCCGTGTTCGAGCCAGGCGCTTTGTTCTTCCTGGGCGACGGCCACGCCCTGCAGGGCGACGGGGAGATCGCCGGAACCGGTATCGAGATCTCCATGGACGTGCAGTTCTCGCTCGAGCTCGTCAAAGGCCAGCGCATCTTCTGGCCACGGGGCGAGAACGGGGAATTCATCTTCACCGTCGGTAACGCCCGCCCCCTCGACCAGTGCGTGCAGCACGCCACCAGCGAGATGCTGCGCTGGCTCGAGGCTGGCTATGGCATGGAGCCCCAGCATGCCTCGCTTTTGATGGGCCAGTGCGTACGCTACGAGCTGGGCAACGTCTTCGACCCGGCCTACACCATGATCTGCAAGATGCCGAAGAGCTTGCTGGGGCGGCTGAGTCGATAG
- the kynA gene encoding tryptophan 2,3-dioxygenase, translating to MNKPNPAEGAYTDFKNNLSYGDYLALDEILAAQRPLTPAHDEVLFIVIHQVSELWMKLIIHELEGAMKLLKQGIIDPSLKMLTRVCRAQEQMTSAWEVLKTMTPSDYLEFRSSFGQASGFQSYQYRLIEFLLGNRNPFMMRPHEHRLDQHALLQNALNSPSLYDLSLRILAQRGFAIPTEVLERDFTKPYEPNPAVLQAWLSVYRNTLEHWDLYYLAEKLIDVEDNFRRWRFNHLTTVERMIGHKRGSGGTSGVGYLKKALEVVLFPELWQVRTEL from the coding sequence ATGAACAAACCCAATCCTGCCGAAGGCGCCTACACCGACTTCAAGAACAACCTCTCCTATGGCGATTACCTGGCCCTCGACGAGATCCTGGCGGCCCAGCGCCCCCTCACCCCCGCCCACGACGAGGTGCTGTTCATCGTCATCCACCAGGTCTCGGAGTTGTGGATGAAGCTCATCATCCACGAGCTCGAGGGCGCGATGAAGCTCCTGAAGCAGGGGATCATCGATCCCTCGCTCAAGATGCTCACCCGGGTCTGCCGGGCCCAGGAGCAGATGACCAGCGCCTGGGAAGTGCTCAAGACCATGACCCCCAGCGATTACCTCGAGTTCCGCTCCTCTTTCGGGCAGGCCTCGGGCTTTCAGTCCTACCAGTACCGCCTCATCGAGTTCCTGCTGGGCAACCGCAACCCCTTCATGATGCGGCCCCACGAGCACCGGCTCGACCAGCACGCGCTGCTGCAAAACGCCCTGAACTCCCCCAGCCTCTACGACCTGTCCTTGCGCATCCTGGCCCAACGGGGCTTCGCAATTCCTACCGAGGTGCTGGAGCGCGACTTCACCAAACCCTACGAGCCCAACCCGGCGGTGCTTCAAGCCTGGCTCAGCGTCTACCGCAACACCCTCGAGCACTGGGACCTCTACTACTTGGCCGAAAAGCTCATCGACGTAGAGGACAACTTCCGCCGCTGGCGCTTCAACCACCTCACCACCGTCGAGCGCATGATCGGCCACAAGCGCGGCAGCGGGGGCACCTCGGGCGTGGGGTACTTGAAGAAGGCGCTCGAGGTCGTGCTCTTCCCCGAGCTGTGGCAGGTGCGAACAGAACTATAG
- the leuD gene encoding 3-isopropylmalate dehydratase small subunit yields the protein MALEKIRQVTGRAVHVPGNDIDTDRITPARYLKVVTFDGLGEALFYDERYGPDGSHKPHPLNDPRFKGASIMLVGANFGCGSSREHSPQAIYRAGFRALIGESFAEIFFGNATALSMPCVSADKADIERLAAAVEQNPALEVTVDVERLEVRYADHSFPVKLPESAQKALVSGRWDPIADLLEAGSLLEEFDRKLPKALKS from the coding sequence ATGGCCCTGGAGAAAATCCGGCAAGTCACCGGACGTGCCGTGCACGTCCCCGGCAATGACATCGACACCGACCGCATCACCCCGGCTCGCTACCTGAAGGTGGTGACCTTCGACGGGCTGGGCGAGGCGCTTTTCTATGACGAGCGCTACGGCCCCGACGGCTCACACAAGCCCCACCCGCTCAACGACCCCCGCTTCAAAGGGGCTTCCATCATGCTGGTGGGAGCCAATTTCGGCTGCGGCTCCTCCCGCGAGCACTCCCCCCAGGCCATCTACCGCGCCGGCTTTAGGGCCCTCATCGGGGAGAGCTTCGCGGAGATCTTCTTCGGCAACGCCACCGCGCTCTCTATGCCCTGCGTGAGCGCGGACAAAGCCGACATCGAGCGCCTGGCGGCGGCGGTGGAGCAGAACCCGGCCCTCGAGGTCACGGTCGACGTAGAGCGGCTCGAGGTGCGCTACGCTGACCACTCCTTCCCGGTAAAGCTGCCCGAATCCGCGCAAAAGGCCCTGGTCTCGGGCCGCTGGGACCCCATCGCCGACCTTCTGGAAGCCGGCAGCTTGCTGGAAGAGTTCGACCGCAAGCTGCCCAAGGCTCTGAAGAGCTGA
- a CDS encoding xanthine dehydrogenase family protein molybdopterin-binding subunit has translation MSSVVKPQVTPRWIGKAVKRLEDGKFITGKGTYLDDLTPSGTLHLALVRSLYAHARIVGIDAREALEVPGVLAVYTAADLPELYAPGSGGRDAKVVQHPVLAKDYVRYMGQPVAAVVATSRSAAQDALQKIYVDYEALDAVSDPLQAMRDETLVHPGLGTNHALKRRTSAGDVTEAFAKAHRIVGARMIQQRVAPTSMEPRGVLASWDGIRESLTIWSSTQMPHDLRSAIAEALGLAENQVRAVTPDVGGAFGAKINVYPEEVLAAHLARTLGRPVKWVESRSESFVATIHGRAQVADLEMALDAEGKILGLRGRVVADLGAYILETTLGNAPGTILMLQGPYEIPAIDLELVSVYTHATPTGAYRGAGRPEATYYLERLMDMAARELKLDPAEIRLRNLIKGPFPYKTLTGAKYDSGAYPETLQKLLELADYPALRAEQARARAEGRLLGIGLTTYVEITGYGWDTGGVRINPDGSAVVFTGTSPHGQGAGTGFAQIVAERLGIPLERISIVQGDTLAIPFGQGTAGSRTMSVGGSAILNAAEKVRAKVIRIAAHLLEAAPEDIVLTEEGWGVQGTDRVVSLEQIAQAAYNPRKLPPDLEPGLEGQATFNLKEANYPFGAHLALVEIERETGQVRVLRYVALDDVGVVINPLLVAGQQQGGVAQGLGQALYEGISYDELGYNRSTSFLEYNLPRADQVVWVEAHRGNTRSPTNPLGAKGIGEAGTIGATPTVVNAVMDALGLKHLDMPLTPEKVWRALRQG, from the coding sequence ATGTCCTCTGTAGTAAAACCCCAGGTTACCCCTAGGTGGATCGGCAAAGCGGTCAAGCGGCTCGAGGACGGCAAGTTCATCACCGGCAAGGGGACGTACCTCGACGACCTCACCCCCTCCGGCACCCTGCACCTGGCGCTGGTGCGCAGCCTCTACGCCCACGCCCGGATCGTGGGGATCGATGCCCGTGAGGCGCTGGAGGTACCCGGCGTGCTGGCGGTTTACACCGCCGCCGACCTGCCCGAGCTCTACGCCCCCGGCTCGGGCGGGCGCGACGCCAAGGTGGTGCAGCACCCCGTGCTGGCCAAGGACTACGTGCGCTACATGGGCCAGCCGGTGGCGGCGGTGGTGGCGACCTCGAGAAGCGCTGCCCAGGACGCACTGCAAAAGATCTACGTAGACTACGAAGCCCTGGATGCGGTGTCTGATCCTCTGCAGGCCATGCGGGATGAAACGCTGGTGCATCCTGGGCTGGGCACCAACCACGCCCTCAAGCGCAGGACCAGCGCCGGAGACGTGACTGAAGCCTTCGCCAAGGCCCATCGCATCGTGGGGGCGCGGATGATACAGCAGCGGGTAGCGCCCACCTCGATGGAGCCGCGCGGCGTGCTGGCGTCTTGGGACGGGATTCGCGAGTCGCTCACCATCTGGTCGAGCACCCAGATGCCCCACGACCTCAGAAGCGCCATAGCCGAGGCGCTGGGCCTGGCCGAGAACCAGGTACGGGCCGTGACCCCGGACGTAGGCGGGGCTTTCGGGGCCAAGATCAACGTCTATCCGGAGGAAGTCCTGGCGGCCCACCTCGCGCGCACCCTGGGCAGGCCGGTTAAATGGGTGGAGAGCCGCAGCGAGAGCTTCGTGGCGACCATCCACGGGCGGGCCCAGGTGGCCGATCTGGAAATGGCCCTCGATGCGGAGGGCAAAATCCTGGGCCTACGGGGCCGGGTGGTGGCCGATTTGGGGGCCTACATCCTCGAGACCACCCTGGGCAATGCACCGGGCACCATCCTGATGCTGCAAGGCCCTTACGAGATCCCGGCCATCGACCTCGAGCTCGTCTCGGTCTACACCCACGCCACCCCCACCGGGGCCTACCGGGGCGCCGGACGGCCCGAGGCCACCTACTACCTCGAGCGTCTGATGGACATGGCCGCCCGCGAGCTGAAGCTCGATCCCGCCGAAATCCGGCTCAGGAACCTGATCAAAGGGCCTTTCCCCTACAAGACCCTCACCGGGGCCAAGTACGACAGCGGGGCCTACCCCGAGACCCTGCAAAAGCTGCTCGAGCTCGCCGATTACCCCGCCTTGCGGGCCGAGCAGGCCAGGGCGCGGGCCGAGGGCCGCCTGCTGGGCATCGGGCTCACCACCTACGTGGAGATCACCGGCTATGGCTGGGACACCGGGGGGGTGCGCATCAACCCCGATGGCAGCGCCGTGGTTTTCACGGGCACCTCACCCCACGGCCAGGGTGCGGGGACCGGCTTCGCCCAGATCGTGGCCGAGCGGCTGGGCATCCCCCTCGAGCGCATAAGCATCGTCCAGGGGGACACCCTGGCCATCCCCTTCGGCCAGGGCACCGCCGGAAGCCGCACGATGTCGGTGGGGGGATCGGCCATCCTGAATGCGGCGGAGAAGGTACGGGCAAAGGTGATCAGGATCGCCGCCCACCTGCTCGAGGCCGCCCCTGAGGACATCGTCCTCACCGAGGAAGGTTGGGGGGTGCAGGGTACCGACCGGGTGGTGAGCCTCGAGCAGATCGCGCAGGCCGCCTACAACCCGCGCAAGCTGCCCCCGGATTTGGAGCCGGGGCTCGAGGGCCAGGCCACCTTCAACCTCAAGGAGGCCAACTACCCCTTCGGCGCTCACCTGGCCCTGGTCGAGATCGAGCGCGAGACCGGTCAGGTGCGGGTGCTGCGCTACGTGGCCCTCGACGACGTGGGGGTGGTGATCAACCCCCTGCTGGTCGCGGGGCAGCAGCAGGGCGGGGTGGCGCAGGGTCTGGGGCAGGCCCTCTACGAGGGCATCAGCTACGACGAGCTCGGGTACAACCGCAGCACCAGCTTCCTCGAGTACAACCTCCCCCGCGCCGACCAGGTGGTGTGGGTAGAGGCTCACCGGGGCAACACCCGCTCCCCCACCAACCCCCTGGGGGCCAAGGGCATCGGCGAGGCGGGCACCATCGGGGCCACCCCCACGGTGGTCAATGCGGTGATGGATGCGCTAGGCCTCAAGCACCTCGACATGCCGCTGACCCCCGAGAAGGTCTGGCGGGCCCTGCGGCAGGGGTAG
- the leuC gene encoding 3-isopropylmalate dehydratase large subunit has translation MGKSLYEKVWEAHAIRTLPSGQTQLFIDTHLIHEVTSPQAFGMLKDLGLKVRFPERTFATVDHIVPTHSLLEPFADPQADEMIRKLRENVREHGITFFDVSSGLQGIVHVIGPEQGITQPGMTIACGDSHTSTHGAFGAIAFGIGTTQVRDVLATQTLAMGKLKVRRINVDGRLRPGVYAKDVILHIIKVLGVNGGLGYAYEYGGSVFDNFSMEERMTVCNMSIEGGARCGYVNPDQTTFDYLKGRPYAPKGAEWEAAIERWKALASDPDAHYDDVVNIKAEDIAPTVTWGINPGQGCAITDRVPDPADYPESERSGLEEALKHMKLRPGQPIKGVKVNVAFLGSCTNGRISDFREVAKYLKGRKVAPGVRAIAVPGSQVVAKQCEEEGIAEIFREAGFEWRGAGCSMCLAMNPDKLVGDELCASSSNRNFKGRQGSATGRTVLMSPVMVAAAAVTGEISDAREVFGVGELVGA, from the coding sequence ATGGGAAAAAGTCTGTACGAAAAGGTCTGGGAAGCCCACGCCATCAGGACGCTGCCGAGCGGCCAGACCCAGCTTTTCATCGACACCCACCTCATCCACGAGGTCACCTCGCCCCAGGCCTTCGGCATGCTCAAGGACCTGGGGCTCAAGGTGCGCTTCCCCGAGCGCACCTTCGCCACCGTGGACCACATCGTGCCGACGCACAGTCTGCTCGAGCCCTTTGCCGATCCCCAGGCCGATGAGATGATCCGGAAGCTGCGGGAGAACGTGCGCGAACACGGCATCACCTTTTTCGACGTGAGCAGCGGCCTGCAGGGCATCGTCCACGTGATCGGCCCCGAACAGGGCATCACCCAGCCGGGCATGACCATCGCCTGCGGGGATTCCCACACCTCGACCCACGGAGCCTTCGGGGCCATCGCCTTTGGCATCGGCACCACCCAGGTGAGGGACGTCTTGGCGACGCAAACCCTGGCCATGGGCAAGCTCAAGGTGCGGCGCATCAACGTCGATGGGCGGCTGCGGCCCGGGGTCTACGCCAAGGATGTGATCTTGCACATCATCAAGGTACTGGGCGTCAACGGCGGCCTCGGCTACGCCTACGAGTACGGCGGCAGCGTATTTGACAACTTCAGCATGGAAGAGCGCATGACCGTGTGCAACATGAGCATCGAAGGCGGGGCGCGTTGCGGCTACGTCAACCCCGATCAGACCACCTTCGACTACCTCAAAGGCCGTCCCTATGCGCCCAAGGGAGCCGAATGGGAGGCGGCAATCGAGCGCTGGAAAGCCCTGGCCTCCGATCCCGACGCCCACTACGACGACGTGGTGAACATCAAAGCCGAAGACATAGCCCCTACCGTGACCTGGGGCATCAACCCCGGCCAAGGCTGCGCCATTACCGACCGCGTGCCCGACCCCGCAGACTACCCCGAGTCCGAGCGATCCGGGCTGGAAGAGGCCCTCAAGCACATGAAGCTCCGGCCCGGCCAGCCCATCAAGGGTGTGAAGGTCAACGTGGCCTTCCTGGGAAGCTGCACCAACGGGCGCATCTCCGACTTCCGCGAGGTGGCGAAGTACCTCAAAGGGCGCAAGGTAGCCCCCGGCGTGCGGGCCATCGCGGTGCCGGGCTCGCAGGTAGTGGCCAAGCAATGCGAGGAGGAGGGCATCGCTGAGATCTTCCGCGAGGCCGGCTTCGAGTGGCGAGGAGCGGGCTGTTCGATGTGCTTGGCGATGAACCCGGATAAGCTGGTGGGCGATGAGCTGTGCGCCTCGAGTTCCAACCGCAACTTCAAGGGACGGCAGGGCTCGGCTACGGGCCGCACGGTGCTGATGAGCCCGGTGATGGTGGCTGCGGCAGCGGTGACGGGAGAGATCAGCGACGCACGCGAGGTGTTCGGCGTGGGAGAGCTGGTAGGAGCATAG
- the kynU gene encoding kynureninase: MTTQAELVALDQSDPLARKREEFALPEGLIYLDGNSLGALPKAVVEHLEHVVREQWGRDLITSWNKHGWIDLPARVGAKIARLIGAEPEEVIAADSTSVNLFKVLLAALKLRPERRVIVSDIDNFPTDLYIAQGVKQLLGESYELRLVKKDRLEVALDEHTAVLMLTEVDYRSGWRYDMAALTRLAQAKGALVIWDLAHSAGAFPVRLNACNADFAVGCGYKYLGGGPGAPAFLYVARRHQDSALPFLTGWLGHRAPFDFDPFYTPAEGVHRMKVGTPPVLSLSALDKALDVFADVDMEEVRRKSLRLSDLFIERMEPLCQRYGFELITPLEHERRGSQVAYAHPEGYAIMQALIAEGVIGDFRAPNILRFGFTPLYLRYAEVAEAVERLERVMSRELWKAERFRERAKVT, from the coding sequence ATGACAACCCAAGCCGAGCTGGTTGCGCTGGACCAAAGCGACCCCCTGGCCCGCAAGCGCGAGGAATTCGCCCTTCCTGAGGGCCTGATCTACCTCGACGGCAACTCGCTGGGAGCCTTGCCCAAAGCAGTGGTGGAACATCTCGAGCACGTGGTGAGGGAGCAGTGGGGCCGCGACCTGATTACAAGTTGGAACAAGCACGGCTGGATCGACCTCCCAGCCAGGGTAGGGGCCAAAATTGCCCGCCTGATCGGGGCTGAACCCGAGGAGGTCATCGCTGCCGACTCCACCAGCGTCAACCTCTTCAAGGTGCTGTTGGCCGCGCTCAAGTTGCGCCCCGAGCGCCGGGTGATCGTCTCCGACATCGACAACTTCCCCACCGACCTCTACATCGCGCAGGGGGTAAAGCAGCTCCTGGGCGAGAGCTACGAGTTGCGGCTGGTGAAGAAAGACCGGCTCGAGGTCGCCCTCGACGAGCACACGGCGGTGCTGATGCTCACCGAGGTGGACTACCGCAGCGGCTGGCGCTACGACATGGCCGCCCTCACCCGCCTGGCGCAGGCCAAGGGGGCCCTGGTGATCTGGGATCTGGCCCACAGCGCAGGGGCCTTCCCGGTGCGCCTCAACGCCTGCAACGCCGACTTCGCGGTGGGCTGCGGCTACAAGTACCTGGGCGGCGGCCCCGGAGCCCCGGCTTTCCTCTATGTGGCCCGGCGGCACCAGGACTCGGCGCTTCCCTTCCTCACCGGCTGGCTGGGGCACCGCGCGCCGTTCGACTTCGACCCCTTCTACACCCCCGCCGAGGGCGTCCACCGCATGAAGGTAGGCACCCCACCCGTGCTCAGCCTCTCGGCCCTGGACAAAGCCCTCGACGTCTTCGCCGACGTAGACATGGAGGAGGTGCGGCGCAAGTCGCTGCGCCTGAGCGATTTGTTCATCGAGCGGATGGAGCCCTTGTGTCAGCGCTACGGCTTCGAGCTCATCACCCCGCTCGAGCACGAGCGCCGGGGCAGCCAGGTGGCCTACGCCCACCCCGAGGGCTACGCCATCATGCAGGCCCTGATCGCCGAAGGCGTGATCGGGGACTTCCGTGCGCCCAACATCCTGCGCTTCGGCTTCACCCCGCTCTACCTGCGCTACGCGGAGGTGGCGGAGGCGGTGGAGCGGCTCGAGCGGGTGATGAGCCGGGAGCTGTGGAAAGCCGAGCGTTTCCGTGAGCGGGCCAAAGTCACCTGA